One genomic segment of Flagellimonas marinaquae includes these proteins:
- a CDS encoding DUF6503 family protein: protein MIKYFFSLMAVGLLGLAPLHSQSLSAKEVLEKAISFHDPDGTWANLKTSFKVVMETPERPKRTSVISVDFPKQEFVLDVTQDGDHYSYILKNGSCEIIFNESKEFTKKEAEKYRLTCERGTMMKDYYTYLYGLPMKLNDPGTHLDPVVQQKTFKNKKYVVLKATYDAEVGKDTWYFYFDPSTYAMEVYQFFHDETKNDGEYILLEGLAEVNGIKMPKTRAWYMNKDDKYLGTDTLEKIQ from the coding sequence ATGATCAAATATTTCTTTTCTCTTATGGCAGTTGGCCTATTGGGCCTTGCGCCATTGCACTCACAATCCCTTTCTGCAAAAGAAGTTTTGGAAAAGGCCATTTCATTTCATGATCCAGATGGTACCTGGGCCAACCTAAAAACATCGTTCAAAGTAGTTATGGAAACTCCGGAGCGACCTAAACGCACAAGTGTGATTTCCGTGGATTTCCCCAAACAGGAGTTTGTCTTGGATGTTACCCAAGATGGTGATCATTACTCATATATTTTAAAAAACGGGTCCTGCGAAATCATATTTAACGAGAGCAAAGAGTTTACCAAGAAAGAAGCCGAAAAGTATCGCCTGACCTGCGAACGGGGAACCATGATGAAGGATTACTACACTTACCTATACGGCCTTCCCATGAAGTTGAACGACCCAGGCACCCACCTAGATCCCGTGGTCCAACAAAAAACCTTCAAGAATAAAAAATATGTGGTTTTAAAGGCCACTTACGATGCCGAAGTTGGCAAAGACACTTGGTACTTTTATTTTGACCCTTCCACTTACGCCATGGAGGTATATCAATTTTTTCACGATGAAACCAAAAACGACGGAGAGTACATTCTTTTAGAAGGCCTAGCGGAAGTAAATGGCATCAAAATGCCAAAAACGAGGGCATGGTACATGAACAAGGACGATAAGTATTTAGGAACCGACACTTTGGAAAAAATACAATAA
- a CDS encoding inorganic phosphate transporter: MGENIYIFMVVALGILAITDLVVGVSNDAVNFLNSAIGSKAISFRTIMIVASVGIAFGAMSSSGMMEVARKGIFNPGEFVFEEIMFIFMAVMITDILLLDFFNTLGMPTSTTVSIVFELLGASVAISLIKIADTQGGFSDLATYINTDKAAEIIFGILLSVFIAFTIGALVQFVSRALISFKFQNKSKWVESIFGGLAITAIVYFILVKGLKSAALFDGAISEFVATQPLAFLAGNFAFWTILSFIVASFLRWNIYRIVIGFGTFALAMAFAGNDLVNFIGVPIAALQSYQDWQASGITATEFNMRGLASAVQTPTMLLLLSGAVMVITLWFSSKAKGVVKTSVDLARQDEGDERFQPNYLSRQIVKFSIVAFENVSKIVPPSLQSKLNKQFVLPQTYVPKSKTQELPAFDLVRASVNLMVASVLISIATSMKLPLSTTYVTFMVAMGTSLADRAWGAESAVYRVAGVLNVIGGWFFTALSAFTAAAIIAYLLFIGKFVSLVIMLMLAAVILLRNYISHNKKTKEIKAEDSLRRAESSSIQGVIEESATNIANVVKRSNRIYSNCIRGLSKHDLDFLKKNKKQSNKLSSEIDGLRNDTFYFIKNLDEAHVGASNFYINVMDLLTDMSQSLEYIGKVSYNHVNNNHKKLKYNQIKELKEIDNYLEKIFNSTEKAFVDRSFEQIGDVLQSKNEINEMVSQKINRQVSRTRTEESSPKNTTLYFSLLLESRDLITSMMELLELYYAEHDSSVKPATIPKK; encoded by the coding sequence ATGGGAGAGAATATTTACATTTTCATGGTTGTGGCCCTTGGCATATTGGCCATAACCGATTTGGTAGTGGGCGTAAGCAACGATGCGGTTAACTTTTTGAACTCGGCAATCGGGTCCAAAGCGATATCTTTTAGGACCATTATGATCGTTGCCAGTGTTGGTATAGCGTTTGGCGCAATGTCTTCCAGTGGAATGATGGAAGTGGCCCGAAAGGGGATATTTAACCCCGGTGAGTTCGTTTTCGAAGAAATCATGTTCATTTTTATGGCCGTAATGATTACGGACATTCTACTATTGGATTTTTTCAACACCTTGGGAATGCCCACATCTACGACCGTTTCCATTGTATTTGAGCTTTTGGGGGCCTCTGTAGCCATCTCCTTGATAAAAATCGCCGATACCCAAGGAGGCTTTTCGGATTTGGCCACATATATAAACACAGATAAGGCGGCGGAAATTATTTTTGGGATTCTCCTTTCCGTTTTTATTGCATTTACCATAGGTGCCCTGGTTCAGTTTGTATCGAGAGCCTTGATTTCTTTTAAATTTCAGAACAAATCCAAGTGGGTAGAGTCTATATTTGGCGGCCTTGCGATTACGGCCATTGTATATTTTATTTTGGTAAAAGGACTGAAGAGCGCTGCCCTTTTTGACGGAGCAATTTCTGAGTTTGTGGCAACCCAGCCCCTTGCTTTCTTGGCCGGAAATTTTGCATTCTGGACGATTTTATCGTTCATCGTGGCAAGTTTTTTAAGATGGAACATATACCGCATCGTAATAGGTTTTGGAACATTTGCCCTGGCAATGGCCTTTGCTGGCAACGATTTGGTAAATTTTATCGGTGTACCTATTGCTGCACTTCAATCGTACCAAGATTGGCAGGCTTCTGGTATAACTGCAACGGAATTTAATATGCGCGGACTAGCCTCTGCCGTGCAGACCCCAACAATGCTATTGTTGTTATCCGGCGCTGTAATGGTAATTACGCTCTGGTTTTCCTCCAAAGCAAAAGGAGTTGTAAAAACCAGTGTCGACTTGGCCAGGCAAGATGAGGGCGACGAACGTTTTCAGCCCAATTATCTGTCTAGACAAATAGTGAAATTCAGTATCGTGGCTTTTGAAAACGTATCAAAAATTGTTCCTCCATCTCTTCAATCAAAATTGAACAAACAGTTTGTATTGCCACAAACCTATGTTCCAAAAAGCAAAACCCAGGAGCTGCCAGCATTCGATTTGGTAAGGGCTTCGGTCAACCTAATGGTGGCCAGTGTACTTATTTCCATCGCCACGTCCATGAAATTGCCCTTGTCCACCACCTATGTTACCTTTATGGTGGCCATGGGTACATCCTTGGCCGATAGGGCATGGGGTGCAGAAAGTGCCGTATATCGCGTTGCCGGAGTATTGAACGTTATCGGTGGTTGGTTTTTTACCGCCCTTAGTGCATTTACGGCCGCAGCGATAATCGCTTACCTGTTGTTTATAGGAAAATTTGTTTCGCTCGTTATTATGTTGATGTTGGCAGCGGTCATTTTACTGCGCAACTATATCTCGCACAACAAAAAGACCAAAGAAATAAAGGCCGAAGATAGTTTACGACGTGCCGAAAGCAGTTCCATCCAAGGAGTTATAGAGGAAAGTGCAACCAACATTGCCAACGTTGTAAAGCGCAGCAACCGTATTTACTCGAACTGTATTCGAGGGTTGTCCAAACATGATTTGGACTTTTTGAAAAAGAACAAAAAACAAAGTAACAAACTCTCTTCAGAAATAGACGGTCTTAGAAACGATACATTCTACTTTATCAAAAACCTGGATGAAGCGCATGTGGGCGCGAGTAACTTTTACATTAATGTGATGGATCTTCTAACGGATATGTCACAGTCCCTCGAATACATCGGCAAGGTGAGTTACAACCACGTTAACAACAACCACAAAAAATTAAAATACAACCAGATAAAGGAACTCAAAGAGATAGATAATTATCTGGAAAAAATATTCAACAGCACGGAAAAAGCATTTGTGGATCGCTCCTTTGAGCAAATTGGAGATGTGCTTCAATCCAAAAACGAGATCAATGAAATGGTTTCGCAAAAGATAAATAGGCAGGTTTCCCGAACAAGGACGGAAGAATCGAGCCCAAAGAACACCACACTATATTTTTCTTTGTTGCTGGAAAGCAGGGACCTGATCACTTCTATGATGGAATTACTGGAACTCTATTATGCAGAGCACGATAGTTCCGTAAAACCAGCAACTATACCAAAGAAATAA
- the dgt gene encoding dGTP triphosphohydrolase, which produces MDWEQLLSLKRFGDKGKRLRKEQNETRLGFEVDYDRIIFSSAFRSLQDKTQVFPMPIAVGSQKNFVHTRLTHSMEVSVVGRSLGRSAGQQILAKYPFLTEIHGYQFNDFGAIVAAAALAHDIGNPPFGHSGEKAIGNYFKQGKGKQFRDVLSAEEYQDLIDFEGNANGFKLLTESRDGVPGGLRLSYATLGAFIKYPKGSLPKRPSKNIVDKKFGFFQSEKAFFHELVEEIGLLPNPDHPETGFLRHPLTYLVEAADDICYTIIDFEDGINLGLIPEEYALEYLINLVKDNINTKKYNAMTTSSDRLSYLRALAISTLIGDAVDVFVKNEDKILNGEFNVSLLDKGKYTAQVTDIIKLSVEKIYQSTEVVDKELAGYRIISDLLDTYTTALINVKEGQDTNYDRLLLTSLPEKYRNTDASLYKILLDTSCFVASLSDSAAVHIHDKLTGRHI; this is translated from the coding sequence ATGGATTGGGAGCAATTACTCTCTTTAAAACGATTCGGAGACAAAGGTAAAAGGCTTAGAAAGGAACAGAATGAGACCCGATTGGGGTTCGAGGTGGATTACGATCGGATTATTTTTTCGTCGGCTTTTAGAAGTTTACAGGATAAGACACAAGTGTTTCCGATGCCGATCGCCGTTGGTTCGCAAAAAAACTTTGTACATACCCGGCTTACACACAGTATGGAAGTTTCTGTTGTGGGAAGAAGTCTTGGCCGAAGTGCTGGACAGCAAATTTTGGCAAAGTATCCTTTTTTGACCGAAATCCACGGTTATCAATTTAATGATTTTGGTGCAATTGTTGCCGCAGCTGCCTTGGCCCACGATATAGGGAATCCGCCATTTGGGCATAGTGGGGAAAAAGCTATCGGCAATTATTTTAAACAGGGCAAAGGGAAGCAATTTCGAGATGTTCTTTCTGCAGAGGAGTATCAAGATCTTATCGATTTTGAGGGAAATGCCAATGGTTTTAAATTATTGACAGAGTCCAGGGACGGTGTGCCCGGGGGGCTTCGTTTGAGTTATGCGACTTTGGGTGCCTTTATTAAATACCCAAAAGGATCATTGCCCAAAAGACCGTCCAAGAACATCGTGGACAAAAAATTTGGCTTTTTTCAATCGGAGAAAGCCTTTTTCCATGAACTTGTGGAAGAAATTGGCCTTTTGCCCAACCCTGACCACCCGGAAACAGGTTTTTTAAGACACCCTTTGACTTATTTGGTAGAAGCGGCTGATGATATCTGCTATACCATAATCGATTTTGAAGATGGCATTAACTTAGGATTGATTCCGGAAGAGTATGCCCTGGAGTATCTTATCAATTTGGTGAAGGACAACATCAACACGAAGAAATATAATGCAATGACCACCTCGAGCGACCGTTTGAGTTATTTAAGGGCTCTTGCGATAAGTACACTGATCGGGGACGCCGTGGATGTTTTTGTAAAAAATGAGGATAAAATATTGAACGGGGAGTTCAATGTATCATTGCTCGATAAAGGAAAATATACCGCTCAAGTTACCGATATTATTAAATTGAGCGTCGAAAAAATCTATCAGTCCACAGAAGTGGTGGATAAAGAGTTGGCCGGGTATCGCATTATTTCCGATTTACTGGATACGTACACAACGGCTTTGATCAATGTTAAAGAGGGCCAGGATACGAATTATGACCGACTGCTCTTAACAAGTTTGCCCGAGAAATACCGCAATACGGATGCATCACTTTATAAAATCCTATTGGATACCAGCTGTTTTGTTGCAAGTTTGTCCGACAGTGCAGCGGTGCACATTCACGATAAGTTGACAGGCCGACATATTTAA
- a CDS encoding DUF3078 domain-containing protein, which produces MRINCFLILFFAVFVTSNAQITRLKAFEPDSTDSNFRVVRIKDVKLKYLTRNAKLTDPRTVLNRVKPLSIWYKRFKPTSFWKKVNKFGLNISEVAFVNWNAGGDNSVSALASADFARNYKFRYLDWNNEVQLRYGINAQEGRKLRKTDDQIRLSTTLSFRKDTITNWYYSVKANMRTQFSNGYKYPNRENPISRFMSPGYLFVGVGTSYIPPQDKFNLYISPATMKSTFVLDEALSNQGAFGVEEGEHIFLELGFLITNTWETQIAENVLMNHRLNLYTDYVRSFGNIDVDWELNFNLKVNQYLNANIGTHLIFDDDIKFDEQIAEDGTTIDPGIPRIQFKQLLGVGLLYSF; this is translated from the coding sequence ATGCGAATAAATTGTTTTTTAATCCTGTTCTTTGCCGTTTTTGTTACTTCCAATGCTCAGATCACACGTTTAAAGGCCTTTGAGCCAGATAGTACGGACTCCAATTTTAGAGTAGTTCGCATAAAGGATGTAAAGCTCAAATATCTGACCAGAAACGCTAAGCTAACAGACCCCAGAACCGTACTGAACCGGGTAAAACCTCTGAGTATTTGGTACAAGCGGTTCAAACCAACTTCTTTCTGGAAAAAGGTGAACAAATTTGGACTTAACATTAGTGAAGTTGCTTTTGTGAACTGGAATGCCGGAGGGGACAACTCGGTGTCGGCCTTGGCAAGTGCAGATTTTGCCCGGAACTATAAGTTCCGTTATCTGGATTGGAACAATGAGGTCCAGCTGCGCTATGGCATCAATGCACAAGAGGGCAGGAAACTCCGAAAAACAGACGATCAAATCCGCTTGTCCACCACCCTGAGTTTTAGAAAGGACACCATAACCAATTGGTACTACTCGGTAAAAGCAAACATGAGAACACAATTCTCCAACGGATATAAGTACCCGAACCGAGAGAACCCTATTTCAAGATTTATGTCCCCCGGTTACTTGTTTGTGGGTGTCGGTACATCCTACATACCGCCTCAGGACAAATTCAACCTTTATATTTCGCCCGCCACCATGAAATCCACTTTTGTTCTGGACGAAGCTCTTTCCAACCAAGGGGCGTTTGGTGTGGAAGAGGGAGAACACATTTTTTTGGAACTTGGTTTTTTGATCACCAATACATGGGAGACACAAATAGCTGAAAATGTTTTAATGAACCATCGCCTAAACCTGTACACGGATTATGTAAGAAGTTTTGGCAATATCGATGTGGACTGGGAACTTAATTTTAACCTTAAGGTCAACCAATACCTCAATGCCAACATTGGAACCCACCTTATTTTTGATGATGATATCAAATTCGACGAACAAATTGCCGAAGATGGCACAACAATAGACCCGGGCATACCCCGAATCCAGTTTAAACAACTACTTGGGGTTGGCCTACTCTATTCGTTTTAA
- a CDS encoding 1-deoxy-D-xylulose-5-phosphate synthase, with product METLLSHIDSPADLKKLALEELPKLAQELREFIIDIVSTKEGHLGASLGVVELTIALHYVFNTPQDKLIWDVGHQAYGHKILTGRKELFDTNRQLGGISGFPKRSESEFDDFGTGHSSTAISAILGMAMASKLQGHTRKQHIAVVGDASIASGMAFEGLNHLGVTDVNALIVLNDNAIGIDPSVGALKKYLTNVKAGKAKDENIFECLNLNYSGPVDGHDLQKLVKELERLKHVDGPKLLHIITTKGKGLKKAEEDQVVYHAPGKFDKITGERIKKPEVIQPPKYQDVFGHTIVELAQKNNKIVGITPAMPSGSSLKFMMDQIPDRAFDVGIAEQHAVTLAAGMATQGLIPFCNIYSTFLQRAYDQVIHDVALQKLPVVFCLDRAGLVGQDGPTHHGVFDIAYLRCIPNLVIFAPLNEHELRDIMYTAQQGLELPIAIRYPRGRGAMIDWKNPMKSIKIGTGKQLKKGTKMAILSVGHIGNQVSELIKKSGKPEEIGHYDMRFIKPLDKPLLQHIFENHEHIITLENGVKIGGFGSAVLEIANEEKYTGSIKIFGIPDSFIDHGTIPETLKLAGIDFDAILSYIQSTLNPCE from the coding sequence TTGGAAACATTACTATCACATATCGATTCCCCTGCAGATCTCAAAAAGTTAGCTTTGGAAGAGCTGCCTAAACTCGCTCAGGAATTGAGGGAGTTTATTATTGACATTGTATCTACAAAGGAAGGGCATTTGGGGGCAAGTTTGGGTGTAGTGGAACTTACCATTGCACTGCACTATGTGTTCAACACCCCTCAGGATAAACTGATCTGGGACGTTGGACACCAAGCATACGGACATAAAATCCTAACGGGCAGAAAAGAGTTATTCGATACCAACCGCCAACTTGGTGGCATTAGCGGATTTCCAAAACGGAGCGAAAGTGAATTTGATGATTTTGGAACAGGCCATAGTTCCACGGCCATATCTGCCATTTTAGGCATGGCCATGGCATCAAAATTACAAGGACATACAAGGAAACAGCACATTGCGGTGGTCGGAGATGCATCCATAGCCAGCGGAATGGCTTTTGAAGGTTTAAACCATCTCGGGGTGACCGATGTAAATGCATTGATCGTTCTCAACGACAATGCTATCGGCATAGACCCCAGTGTTGGGGCCCTAAAAAAATACCTTACCAATGTTAAGGCAGGAAAGGCAAAGGACGAGAACATTTTTGAGTGCCTCAACCTCAACTATTCCGGCCCTGTGGATGGACACGATTTGCAAAAACTTGTTAAAGAACTGGAAAGACTAAAGCATGTAGATGGCCCAAAGTTGCTCCACATCATCACAACCAAAGGAAAGGGTCTAAAAAAGGCAGAAGAAGATCAGGTGGTCTACCATGCCCCTGGCAAGTTTGATAAAATAACAGGGGAACGCATCAAAAAACCTGAGGTAATTCAACCTCCAAAATATCAAGATGTGTTTGGCCACACTATTGTGGAATTGGCCCAAAAGAACAACAAAATAGTTGGAATTACCCCTGCAATGCCCAGTGGGAGTTCCCTAAAGTTTATGATGGACCAAATACCCGACCGAGCTTTTGATGTGGGTATTGCCGAACAACATGCTGTTACTTTGGCGGCCGGTATGGCAACCCAAGGGTTGATCCCGTTCTGCAATATTTACTCTACTTTTTTACAACGGGCCTATGATCAAGTGATCCACGATGTAGCCCTTCAAAAACTTCCGGTGGTTTTTTGCCTGGACCGAGCAGGCTTGGTAGGCCAGGATGGACCTACCCATCATGGTGTTTTTGATATTGCATATTTACGCTGCATCCCAAACCTTGTTATTTTTGCACCGCTCAACGAGCACGAGCTACGGGATATTATGTACACCGCACAACAAGGGCTGGAGCTTCCCATTGCAATAAGGTACCCCAGGGGGCGAGGTGCCATGATCGATTGGAAAAACCCAATGAAATCCATAAAAATCGGTACTGGCAAACAACTAAAGAAGGGCACCAAAATGGCAATACTTAGCGTGGGCCATATTGGGAACCAAGTTTCCGAACTAATCAAAAAATCAGGGAAACCGGAAGAGATCGGACATTACGATATGCGCTTTATCAAACCATTGGACAAACCATTGCTACAACATATTTTTGAAAACCATGAACACATAATTACCCTAGAAAATGGTGTCAAAATTGGCGGCTTTGGTTCTGCTGTGCTGGAAATTGCCAATGAAGAAAAGTATACAGGATCAATTAAGATTTTCGGCATTCCGGATTCTTTTATCGATCATGGAACCATTCCCGAAACCCTTAAATTGGCTGGTATAGATTTTGATGCCATACTTTCTTATATACAATCAACCTTAAACCCATGCGAATAA
- a CDS encoding nucleoside deaminase: MENPFDDTYFMKKAIQEAEIAFENGEVPVGAVVVIENRIIGRAHNLTERLKDVTAHAEMQAITAASNFLGGKYLHGCTLYVTLEPCQMCAGALYWSQISKVVYGAPDLERGYSVMGGNLHPKTAVSGGVLEKESAELLKRFFIQRRNLN; encoded by the coding sequence GTGGAAAATCCGTTTGACGATACTTATTTTATGAAGAAAGCCATACAAGAGGCCGAGATTGCCTTTGAAAATGGCGAAGTACCGGTAGGAGCAGTAGTGGTAATCGAGAATAGAATTATTGGAAGGGCGCACAACCTTACGGAACGCTTAAAGGATGTTACAGCGCATGCCGAGATGCAGGCCATAACCGCAGCTTCCAATTTTTTGGGCGGCAAGTATTTACATGGCTGCACGCTTTATGTTACTTTGGAACCATGCCAAATGTGCGCGGGAGCACTGTATTGGAGCCAAATATCCAAGGTTGTTTACGGAGCTCCGGATCTAGAGCGCGGATATAGTGTAATGGGCGGCAACCTGCATCCCAAAACTGCTGTGTCAGGGGGTGTGTTGGAGAAAGAGTCGGCAGAACTTCTAAAGCGTTTTTTTATACAGCGGAGAAATTTGAACTGA
- a CDS encoding cold-shock protein, with protein sequence MTGTVKFFNESKGYGFITNDDTGKDIFVHVTALNGVELNEGDKVEYIEEEGRKGVVAAQVQVIG encoded by the coding sequence ATGACTGGTACAGTAAAATTTTTCAATGAATCCAAAGGTTATGGGTTCATTACAAACGACGACACAGGAAAAGACATCTTTGTTCATGTTACAGCATTGAACGGAGTGGAACTGAACGAAGGCGACAAAGTAGAATACATCGAAGAAGAAGGAAGAAAAGGAGTGGTTGCAGCACAAGTGCAGGTAATCGGATAA
- a CDS encoding chloride channel protein produces MPYSNKKLYTKFLKWRYRNISNRTFIQIMSLIVGFLAGLVAVTVKNSTYFIESLLEKGIVSSENQLYFILPIIGLTLVYLYVKFVHKEPLQHAVSSIIFSLSKKKGLLGIKDIYTPLITAPLTVGFGGSVGLLGPAVKSGSAVSSNLSRLFHIDAKTRTLLVACASAGAIASIFQSPIAAIIFAVEIFTLDLTMMSMLPLLLASISGVLTSYFFLGNEVLFNFSLSEGFELNDTAFYVLLGVGTGVASIYFTKMYFAILSLFKKLKSPKYKLLVGGVAIGVMLYAIPPLYGEGFGFINNLLDGNHQKALGTTPFDGFTQNIWIVIALLFGITIFKAIAMTTTIAAGGAGGVFIPTMVMGSALGNAVAKVINNLGLGFSVSESNFTLIGMAGLISGVIHAPLTAIFLIAEITGGYQLFVPLMITAAISYLITKNALDYTIYTKELAKIGALLSHNKDQMVLGLMEMNNVIEKNFRPVHAEMSLGEMLHQSVSKSKRNLFPVLNDDRKLIGIIVLDDIRPMMFDTEMYDTVFVKNLMHAPPEVIFYETDSMKQVMQKFQLSGAWNLPVIKNGRYEGFISKSKLLTAYRRKLINYSQ; encoded by the coding sequence ATGCCCTACAGCAACAAAAAACTGTATACCAAATTTCTTAAATGGCGATATAGAAATATCTCCAACAGGACCTTCATTCAAATAATGAGCCTGATCGTAGGTTTTTTGGCCGGACTGGTAGCGGTAACTGTAAAAAACTCCACCTACTTTATAGAATCGCTCTTAGAAAAAGGGATTGTCTCATCAGAAAATCAGTTGTATTTTATCCTTCCTATAATTGGCTTGACCTTGGTCTACCTCTATGTAAAGTTTGTGCATAAAGAGCCGTTACAGCATGCTGTTTCCTCCATTATTTTTTCACTTTCCAAGAAAAAAGGACTACTTGGGATCAAGGACATTTACACTCCCTTGATCACCGCACCGCTTACCGTTGGTTTTGGTGGGTCCGTGGGTTTGTTGGGACCGGCCGTAAAATCTGGGTCTGCGGTAAGTTCCAATTTGAGCCGATTGTTTCACATCGATGCCAAGACCCGAACACTTTTGGTAGCATGCGCTTCGGCAGGGGCCATTGCCTCAATTTTTCAATCACCTATTGCTGCCATCATTTTTGCCGTGGAAATCTTTACTTTGGATTTGACCATGATGTCCATGTTACCTTTATTACTGGCATCGATTTCTGGGGTATTGACCTCCTATTTCTTTTTAGGTAACGAAGTCTTGTTCAATTTCTCCCTTTCCGAGGGTTTTGAACTAAACGATACGGCATTTTATGTTCTTTTAGGGGTTGGCACGGGTGTGGCCTCCATATATTTCACCAAAATGTACTTTGCCATTCTATCCCTTTTTAAAAAATTGAAAAGTCCAAAATACAAGCTCTTGGTCGGTGGAGTGGCTATTGGGGTCATGCTTTACGCCATCCCCCCGCTCTATGGCGAGGGTTTTGGATTTATTAACAACCTGTTGGACGGCAATCATCAAAAAGCCCTTGGCACTACTCCTTTTGATGGTTTTACCCAAAATATTTGGATTGTAATCGCCCTACTTTTTGGGATAACCATTTTTAAGGCCATAGCCATGACCACTACCATAGCAGCAGGGGGTGCGGGAGGAGTTTTTATTCCCACAATGGTAATGGGAAGTGCTTTGGGAAATGCCGTAGCCAAAGTAATCAACAATTTAGGCCTGGGCTTTTCTGTATCGGAAAGCAATTTTACCCTAATTGGAATGGCAGGTCTTATTTCCGGTGTAATCCATGCTCCATTGACCGCCATTTTCCTTATCGCCGAAATAACCGGGGGATACCAGCTCTTTGTTCCCCTGATGATTACCGCGGCCATATCTTACTTGATTACAAAAAACGCACTGGATTACACCATTTACACCAAAGAATTGGCCAAGATAGGAGCGCTGTTGTCGCACAATAAAGATCAGATGGTTCTCGGGCTTATGGAAATGAACAATGTGATCGAAAAAAACTTTAGGCCCGTACATGCAGAAATGTCGTTGGGAGAAATGTTGCATCAATCGGTGTCCAAGTCCAAAAGAAACTTGTTTCCAGTATTGAACGATGATAGAAAATTGATTGGAATCATAGTCTTGGACGATATCCGTCCCATGATGTTCGACACCGAGATGTACGACACTGTTTTTGTTAAAAATTTGATGCATGCCCCGCCAGAGGTTATCTTTTACGAAACGGACAGCATGAAACAGGTTATGCAAAAATTTCAGCTAAGTGGCGCATGGAACCTTCCTGTCATTAAAAATGGCAGATACGAAGGTTTTATCTCAAAATCCAAACTGTTGACGGCGTATCGCAGAAAATTGATCAATTATTCCCAATGA